One region of Takifugu flavidus isolate HTHZ2018 chromosome 14, ASM371156v2, whole genome shotgun sequence genomic DNA includes:
- the LOC130537617 gene encoding claudin-4-like isoform X1, protein MASMGMQMLAGVLCLVGWAGVIISCILPMWRVTAFVGSTIVTSQTIWEGIWMTCVIQSTGQIQCKPYDSLLALSADLQAARALTVLAITVGGVGLILAFIGGKCTRFLDEERNGVKGKVAVAAGAVLIVTGVLLLIPTSWAAGAIVRRFYSASIDAQRREIGACLYIGWGSSILLILGGGLFISSACPLKAHDEDKSPSVRYLVVRSSNGSTRAGSRGPMAQIPPIVPRPANYERSSTKLYTGPLGGVAPEQSSRQESEASWASTTKSQLKKPESEHSEAPSTKSQLKHAMDESLSANGENEDSSANPTRTYL, encoded by the coding sequence ATGGCTTCCATGGGGATGCAGATGTTGGCGGGCGTCCTCTGCCTGGTGGGATGGGCAGGGGTCATCATCAGCTGCATACTGCCCATGTGGCGCGTCACCGCCTTCGTGGGAAGCACCATTGTCACGTCCCAGACCATCTGGGAGGGCATCTGGATGACCTGTGTGATCCAGAGCACCGGCCAGATCCAGTGTAAGCCCTACGACTCCCTGCTGGCTCTCAGCGCCGACCTGCAGGCCGCCAGGGCTCTGACCGTCCTCGCCATCACTGTAGGAGGCGTGGGCCTGATTCTGGCCTTCATCGGAGGGAAATGCACGCGCTTCCTAGATGAAGAAAGGAACGGCGTGAAAGGTAAGGTGGCTGTAGCGGCGGGGGCCGTGCTGATCGTCACGGGGGTCCTCCTTCTCATCCCCACCTCCTGGGCAGCGGGGGCCATTGTGAGGAGGTTCTACAGCGCCTCTATCGATGCTCAGCGGAGGGAGATCGGAGCCTGTCTCTACATCGGGTGGGGTTCCTCGATCTTGCTCATTCTGGGAGGGGGTCTGTTCATCAGCTCAGCGTGCCCCCTGAAAGCTCACGACGAAGACAAGAGCCCCTCCGTGCGCTACCTGGTGGTCCGCTCCTCCAACGGGTCCACCCGCGCAGGGTCCAGAGGGCCTATGGCACAAATTCCGCCCATTGTCCCCCGGCCCGCCAACTACGAAAGGTCGTCGACTAAACTGTACACGGGGCCTCTCGGGGGGGTGGCGCCGGAGCAGAGCTCCCGGCAGGAGTCGGAGGCGTCGTGGGCATCGACCACGAAGTCTCAGCTGAAGAAACCGGAGTCCGAACACAGCGAGGCGCCGTCGACGAAGTCTCAGCTGAAACATGCGATGGACGAGAGTTTATCGGCCAACGGCGAGAACGAGGACTCATCCGCGAACCCAACGAGGACGTACCTGTGA
- the LOC130537911 gene encoding 15-hydroxyprostaglandin dehydrogenase [NAD(+)]-like isoform X1: MTNFSNFTRKKTAGVSHVVCSERGSEMALNGQVAVVTGAAMGIGRAITEILLQNGAKVALIDVDEIAGRSLLEILEKQFGSDRVLFLSCDVESEEKLKVAFQKIAETFGGVDIFCNNAGILNEIQWQKTISINLVSAISGNYLALEHMSRQNGGRGGVIVNVSSMAGIGPLPSCPVYTASKHGLLGFTRAMAAASRASGYGVRVNALCPSFVQTELFSSGPSRLGQFAHLADEAAQFAEKIGILTVGEVAEAFLELATDETKNGEALLLLPKRKQYVTFPSFL, translated from the exons ATGACAAACTTCTCCAATTTCACTAGAAAAAAAACCGCAGGCGTCTCACACGTTGTCTGCTCTGAACGAGGATCAGAAATGGCGTTAAATGGTCAAGTCGCAGTCGTGACCGGGGCAGCAATGGGCATAGGAAGAGCCATAACAGAGATTCTCCTGCAGAACGGTGCAAAG GTAGCCCTGATAGATGTCGATGAAATCGCAGGCAGGAGTTTATTGGAGATTCTGGAGAAACAGTTTGGATCTGACAGGGTTCTGTTCCTGAGCTGTGATGTGGAATCAGAGGAGAAACTCAAag TTGCTTTTCAGAAAATTGCAGAAACGTTTGGAGGCGTGGACATCTTTTGCAACAATGCTGGCATCCTGAACGAGATCCAGTGGCAGAAAACCATCTCCATTAACCTT GTGTCTGCCATCAGCGGCAACTACCTGGCCCTGGAGCACATGAGCAGGCAGAACGGTGGCCGCGGAGGTGTCATTGTCAACGTATCATCCATGGCCG GTATCGGTCCTCTGCCCTCGTGTCCTGTTTATACGGCCTCCAAGCACGGACTGCTGGGCTTCACCCGCGCCATGGCG GCTGCCTCCAGAGCATCGGGCTACGGCGTGCGTGTCAACGCGCTCTGTCCCAGTTTCGTCCAAACGGAGCTTTTTTCCAGCGGCCCGTCCAGGCTGGGACAGTTCGCCCATCTGGCTGACGAGGCCGCTCAGTTTGCAGAAAAGATTGGGATCTTAAC GGTTGGGGAGGTCGCGGAGGCCTTCCTGGAGCTCGCCACGGATGAGACGAAGAACGGAGAggccctcctgctgcttccaaaaAGAAAGCAATATGtgacttttccttcctttctgtaA
- the LOC130537911 gene encoding 15-hydroxyprostaglandin dehydrogenase [NAD(+)]-like isoform X2, producing MALNGQVAVVTGAAMGIGRAITEILLQNGAKVALIDVDEIAGRSLLEILEKQFGSDRVLFLSCDVESEEKLKVAFQKIAETFGGVDIFCNNAGILNEIQWQKTISINLVSAISGNYLALEHMSRQNGGRGGVIVNVSSMAGIGPLPSCPVYTASKHGLLGFTRAMAAASRASGYGVRVNALCPSFVQTELFSSGPSRLGQFAHLADEAAQFAEKIGILTVGEVAEAFLELATDETKNGEALLLLPKRKQYVTFPSFL from the exons ATGGCGTTAAATGGTCAAGTCGCAGTCGTGACCGGGGCAGCAATGGGCATAGGAAGAGCCATAACAGAGATTCTCCTGCAGAACGGTGCAAAG GTAGCCCTGATAGATGTCGATGAAATCGCAGGCAGGAGTTTATTGGAGATTCTGGAGAAACAGTTTGGATCTGACAGGGTTCTGTTCCTGAGCTGTGATGTGGAATCAGAGGAGAAACTCAAag TTGCTTTTCAGAAAATTGCAGAAACGTTTGGAGGCGTGGACATCTTTTGCAACAATGCTGGCATCCTGAACGAGATCCAGTGGCAGAAAACCATCTCCATTAACCTT GTGTCTGCCATCAGCGGCAACTACCTGGCCCTGGAGCACATGAGCAGGCAGAACGGTGGCCGCGGAGGTGTCATTGTCAACGTATCATCCATGGCCG GTATCGGTCCTCTGCCCTCGTGTCCTGTTTATACGGCCTCCAAGCACGGACTGCTGGGCTTCACCCGCGCCATGGCG GCTGCCTCCAGAGCATCGGGCTACGGCGTGCGTGTCAACGCGCTCTGTCCCAGTTTCGTCCAAACGGAGCTTTTTTCCAGCGGCCCGTCCAGGCTGGGACAGTTCGCCCATCTGGCTGACGAGGCCGCTCAGTTTGCAGAAAAGATTGGGATCTTAAC GGTTGGGGAGGTCGCGGAGGCCTTCCTGGAGCTCGCCACGGATGAGACGAAGAACGGAGAggccctcctgctgcttccaaaaAGAAAGCAATATGtgacttttccttcctttctgtaA